A window from Cinclus cinclus chromosome 4, bCinCin1.1, whole genome shotgun sequence encodes these proteins:
- the LOC134043083 gene encoding prolactin-like, translating into MAVSLARAVGRAGAVAALALLWLLVCAPEDAGCHPLTVADLFDRVIRHSGRIHSLSTALYAELEKHFPPRDNELGRPVRKCHTSGMLTPNGKEYAQKIPREELTHLILKLLQAWKEPLSHFNQHIEHHQELPDDSLSKAKQISNMVHELKTGVEKVTEKMQSMGIISNSLNGMASSEGTSLSISNEANMMSDSDFIHCFRRDSNKVQSYLKILKCRILPENSC; encoded by the exons ATGGCCGTGTCCCTCGCCCGGGCGGTGGGCCGAGCAg GTGCTGTTGCGGCGCTGgcgctgctgtggctgctggtcTGCGCTCCGGAGGACGCCGGCTGTCACCCTCTGACCGTGGCCGATCTCTTCGACCGGGTGATCCGGCACTCGGGCAGGATCCACAGCCTCTCCACGGCGCTCTACGCCGAGCTG GAAAAACACTTTCCTCCCCGTGACAACGAGCTGGGAAGGCCCGTTCGGAAGTGCCACACGTCGGGGATGCTGACCCCCAACGGCAAAGAATACGCCCAAAAAATCCCG AGAGAAGAACTAACTCACCTGATACTGAAACTTTTGCAAGCCTGGAAGGAACCACTTTCCCACTTTAACCAGCATATTGAGCACCATCAAGAGCTACCTGATGACAGCCTTAGTAAGGCTAAGCAAATCAGCAATATGGTACATGAGCTGAAGACTGGAGTCGAGAAAGTAACAGAAAAG ATGCAGTCAATGGGAATCATCAGCAATTCATTAAATGGAATGGCATCATCTGAAGGCACTAGTTTATCAATTAGTAATGAAGCAAACATGATGAGTGACTCTGACTTCATTCACTGTTTTAGGAGAGATTCCAATAAAGTACAAAGCTACTTAAAAATTCTCAAATGTAGGATTTTGCCAGAAAATAGTTGCTAA